From Marivirga harenae, one genomic window encodes:
- a CDS encoding rod shape-determining protein, with product MANKRDITIDLGNNNTVLTGMINTLFSESTVVALNSKKNSYLLAGKAALEMEGKINGDTKVVRPLKNGVIADLNATTKMLNAFVKTLYPSRSILGFHNIIASVPYGTTEVERRALRLALDQFNSRSTKLIFEPVAAALGMGLNIKEPDGKMIIDIGGGLTEISLISLSGVVTYMALKVGGDTFNSDIRNYIEKKYIISISEKSAEKIKLQIGAATENSIPLNEDCTVVGKDNLTGIPKQISLNYKEIAMILNNTLTKIEDSVIKTLEQCPPELAGDIYTNGVYLTGGGALLKGLKERLESSIQLKVHLSDQSLLSVSKGMEIVLSQMDKHKALIFK from the coding sequence ATGGCTAATAAAAGAGATATTACAATCGATCTTGGTAACAATAATACAGTTCTGACGGGCATGATCAATACTTTGTTTTCAGAATCAACAGTTGTAGCACTTAATAGTAAAAAGAATAGCTATTTACTTGCAGGTAAAGCTGCACTTGAGATGGAAGGGAAAATTAATGGGGACACCAAAGTAGTAAGACCTCTAAAAAATGGGGTTATTGCTGATTTAAATGCTACTACGAAAATGCTGAATGCTTTTGTGAAAACACTCTATCCTAGTAGGTCCATTTTAGGCTTTCATAATATAATTGCGAGTGTACCCTATGGTACTACGGAAGTAGAAAGAAGAGCTTTACGCCTTGCTTTAGATCAGTTCAATTCAAGGAGTACTAAACTAATTTTTGAGCCAGTAGCTGCAGCCTTGGGGATGGGATTGAATATAAAAGAGCCTGATGGGAAGATGATAATAGATATTGGCGGAGGACTAACGGAAATCAGTTTAATTTCACTGTCAGGTGTAGTTACATATATGGCTTTAAAAGTAGGTGGTGACACTTTTAATTCTGACATAAGGAATTATATAGAAAAGAAATATATTATATCAATTAGTGAAAAATCAGCGGAAAAAATCAAATTACAGATTGGTGCTGCCACTGAAAATAGTATCCCTTTAAATGAAGATTGTACTGTTGTAGGAAAAGATAATCTTACTGGAATACCCAAGCAAATTAGTTTGAATTATAAGGAGATCGCAATGATATTAAACAATACTTTAACAAAAATTGAAGACTCTGTTATTAAGACCTTAGAACAATGTCCTCCAGAGTTAGCCGGTGATATTTATACGAATGGCGTGTATCTTACAGGCGGTGGGGCTTTATTAAAGGGACTAAAAGAACGTTTGGAATCCTCAATTCAATTAAAGGTTCATCTATCAGATCAATCATTATTATCAGTTTCTAAAGGAATGGAAATAGTCCTATCCCAAATGGATAAACATAAAGCACTAATTTTCAAATAG
- a CDS encoding GreA/GreB family elongation factor, with protein sequence MKYNQIILEEKEFQFIQNLVKKFLASDETQNEAWIIKLTNELSNAIVKRENEMPVDVIKIGSKVDVETPYGRRNNIILVKPTEKNINENKISLLSPMGSALIGYAKGDEVDWDLPKGKSTIKILNVVN encoded by the coding sequence ATGAAATACAATCAAATAATTCTGGAGGAGAAGGAATTTCAATTTATTCAAAATCTAGTGAAGAAATTTTTAGCTTCAGATGAAACACAAAATGAAGCATGGATAATTAAATTAACTAATGAGCTCTCTAATGCTATCGTAAAAAGAGAAAATGAGATGCCCGTTGATGTAATAAAAATCGGGAGTAAAGTGGATGTGGAAACTCCGTATGGCAGAAGAAACAACATTATTTTGGTGAAGCCAACAGAAAAAAATATAAATGAAAATAAAATTTCTCTTTTATCGCCCATGGGGTCGGCTTTGATTGGTTATGCTAAAGGAGATGAAGTTGATTGGGATTTGCCCAAAGGAAAAAGTACAATTAAAATTTTAAATGTCGTGAACTAA